The genomic DNA tcaaaaaaaaaatgcaattttcatggcaacGACACCAATTGTAACGCAGTGTTATAACAAGAGGGCAACGTTTGCGGCTGCTTCAAGTAAACGAAAATAACTGCCGCCAAGCAATGACAGACTATATCCATTgactttgtttgtcttttttgtttCCCAGGATTACTCCGAGATCTGGAGAGACAGCTGCTGTAACAGTCGATTATTGGTGCCGAGATGTAACATGTCACTCCTCCTGTGACTGGGAACGAGGACGGAATCGACTTGGCTGCTATCTGCTCTGCCGCTGCGATTGATAATTTCTCATACACAGGAGGTGATTCTACTACTTTCAATGAGAATTGTTGAAGATGTTGAAGAAGCAATCCCGGGAGAGAATCTCGCAGCCCTTGCACAGGTTTTAACAGTCGTTATTGTGGAAGCAGATAAAAAGGATACCGGCGGCAAACATTTCAGGGTGTCCCTGTATCTCTTAGGTCGGTACTCTGCTTTCAGTATTAGTCTGCTTTCAGTAATAATATCAGTCGATGTTTGTGCCATCGGACTGAAACTGAAGAGGTGCTAGCCACCTTTCgtttgttagtttgtttttAGTTTGCACAGCTTAACAGCCGCTTAACGGCACGTTCTTATGTAACGGAGTAATACGGGGAAAGACACTTGCAACCGTTACGTTTCTGTGCAGTGTCCGTGGTCAGTAGCACCCGTTCGCGGATCATCATAATAGCTATTGTAGAAAGAATACATAAACGGTAAAAATGGCAAAGGATCTCAAATGTGACATCAAAATGATGAATCAGCGATGCAAAGTTGAggaaaatgccaaaatcaaactGCCGTCCAAGGAGAATTCCGTCCTCGAACTGGCATCGATGGAGGAAAGGAGGCTTGCTTTGCGTTTGGAAAGATTAAATCTGGAAAACAAATCTCAACTGAAGCACCTGGCCAGGGAGACCAGGGAGGTGCGCGAGATGATTCGCAAGCAACAGGTGCTGGACACAGTTGGGGTGAGTCCTCGCGGATCGATGGACCGACTGAATTTACCGCCCATTCACAGTCTGGACTCCCAGTTCAGAAAACGGTCGACCAGCAATCCAACATCGCCGCGCCGAGCAAGGCGACCCAGTCGGATGGACACCCCTGGTAGCGCGTTGAGGCGGTCAAGCCTGGCCACAACACCGCCGGCAGTTACCGATTCCCGCAGTGGTAGCAGAAGCCCCGGTACCATCTCGGTGAACGACCTGGGCAAACTGACCCCAATCATTCGGAGGGCAGCCTCTGGGCACAGCTTATCTGTAGCATCGCTGGACTCGCCAGACTCCGACTTGAGCGACAGTTTCAACGGGGGCTCGACTCCTCCAATTATAAGCGTCGAAGGGTGCACACATTCCCCGACGCCGCCTCCCGAAGGCGGGTCGCGCATTTCACCAAGAAGGCTCGATCGATTAGACTTTGCCTCTGCCTCGCCCCGTACATCACCAGTCGATTTGCCGATCGCAGAAAAAGACAACGGTTCTTCTTCGGCAAGCTTCGACGGACCATCCTTGGCACCGATTCGACAAACGTCGTCCGATTCCAACTTAGTCCTGCAGAGAGAAAGGTCCGAAGTCTGCTTGGACCCACGTTTCAAACGATTAGAATCCGTCCTCATACCGGGGAAATGCAAAGCCGATGAGGAAGATGGCGACCAAAGCGAAAATCCGTCCGATGGAAGAGCTTCGTCAGCAACAGGCGACGACAAAGTACACAAGGAGAGTTTTCCAGACGTATCTCGCAGTGGTCAAAAGCCTGTCAGACTTGTGCCTATAAGATATGACAGCAATCTAACGACAAGGGAAAAGACATGAAGAGACCGTTTATCACAAACATAACTACTTCACTTGGGTATATCTTCTGTACGTGCAATACATTAAGTCATTTTAGGTTTATATCTCTTTCAAAGAATAGCTTACTTTAATGTGGGAAATCGAGAAATATATGtacaaaatatatgtaaaatttaatatatttacagttattttaaaaataatacctCAATTACATAATTGTTTACACTAGCTAATTTGATATGCTAGTCGACACACTCATCGAAGCCATCCAAATGTGACGCGCTGTACGCATTATGCAAATTGTGTGTAATGCATTGCGCTGCATATTGTTACAACGCCTACAGCCTGCTTTACATAACAAAGTATGAATGACATTTACTCGAACTTCTTGGTTGACATGGGGCTAGTCAGTTTGAAGATTTAATTTCCGGAGTTCAGAGGGGTAATTGACCTGCGACCATGTCTTCATGAgatcaaaaattatttaaatgggTAGTTTCGATGTTGAAGTCGCGGGTGACGATATTGGAATTTCTTATTAAGCTACCTTTCGTTTTACTATATTACAAATAAAGTTTCCAGCTTTTCGG from Ptychodera flava strain L36383 chromosome 12, AS_Pfla_20210202, whole genome shotgun sequence includes the following:
- the LOC139145477 gene encoding uncharacterized protein; this translates as MAKDLKCDIKMMNQRCKVEENAKIKLPSKENSVLELASMEERRLALRLERLNLENKSQLKHLARETREVREMIRKQQVLDTVGVSPRGSMDRLNLPPIHSLDSQFRKRSTSNPTSPRRARRPSRMDTPGSALRRSSLATTPPAVTDSRSGSRSPGTISVNDLGKLTPIIRRAASGHSLSVASLDSPDSDLSDSFNGGSTPPIISVEGCTHSPTPPPEGGSRISPRRLDRLDFASASPRTSPVDLPIAEKDNGSSSASFDGPSLAPIRQTSSDSNLVLQRERSEVCLDPRFKRLESVLIPGKCKADEEDGDQSENPSDGRASSATGDDKVHKESFPDVSRSGQKPVRLVPIRYDSNLTTREKT